One stretch of Macaca nemestrina isolate mMacNem1 chromosome 17, mMacNem.hap1, whole genome shotgun sequence DNA includes these proteins:
- the LOC105468990 gene encoding intercellular adhesion molecule 2 isoform X4, whose product MATAVQQQANYTDTAGFAAEKKVNDPRVPGSPSLVPASPWTLPEMSSFGFGTLTVALFALVCCSGSDEKAFEVHMRLEKLIVKPKESFEVNCSTTCNQPEVGGLETSLNKILLHEQTQWKHYSISNISHDTVLWCHFTCSGKQKSMSSNVSVYQPPRQVFLTLQPTWVAVGKSFTIECRVPAVEPLDSLTLSLLRGSETLHSQTFGKAAPALQEATATFSSMAHREDGHHNFSCLAVLDLMSRGGEVFCTHSAPKMLEIYVLSASPA is encoded by the exons ATGGCCACTGCTGTGCAGCAACAGGCCAATTACACTGACACAGCAGGATTTGCTGCAGAGAAAAAGGTTAATGATCCCAGGGTACCAG GCAGCCCTTCGCTGGTCCCTGCAAGCCCGTGGACACTGCCGGAGATGTCCTCTTTTGGTTTCGGGACCCTGACCGTGGCCCTCTTTGCCCTGGTCTGCTGTTCAG GATCTGATGAGAAGGCATTCGAGGTACATATGAGGCTAGAGAAGCTGATAGTAAAGCCCAAGGAGTCCTTCGAGGTCAACTGCAGCACCACCTGTAACCAGCCTGAAGTGGGTGGTCTGGAGACTTCTCTAAATAAGATTCTGCTGCACGAACAGACTCAGTGGAAGCATTACTCGATCTCAAACATCTCCCATGACACGGTCCTCTGGTGCCACTTCACCTGCTCTGGGAAGCAGAAGTCAATGAGTTCCAACGTCAGCGTGTACC AGCCTCCAAGGCAGGTCTTCCTCACACTGCAGCCCACTTGGGTGGCCGTGGGCAAGTCCTTCACCATCGAGTGCAGGGTGCCCGCCGTGGAGCCCCTGGACAGCCTCACCCTCAGCCTGCTCCGTGGCAGTGAGACTCTGCACAGTCAGACCTTCGGGAAGGCAGCCCCTGCCCTGCAGGAGGCCACAGCCACATTCAGCAGCATGGCTCACAGAGAGGACGGCCACCACAACTTCTCCTGCCTGGCTGTGCTGGACTTGATGTCTCGCGGTGGCGAAGTCTTCTGCACACACTCAGCCCCGAAGATGCTGGAGATCTATG
- the LOC105468990 gene encoding intercellular adhesion molecule 2 isoform X5, whose protein sequence is MATAVQQQANYTDTAGFAAEKKVNDPRVPGSPSLVPASPWTLPEMSSFGFGTLTVALFALVCCSGSDEKAFEVHMRLEKLIVKPKESFEVNCSTTCNQPEVGGLETSLNKILLHEQTQWKHYSISNISHDTVLWCHFTCSGKQKSMSSNVSVYQPPRQVFLTLQPTWVAVGKSFTIECRVPAVEPLDSLTLSLLRGSETLHSQTFGKAAPALQEATATFSSMAHREDGHHNFSCLAVLDLMSRGGEVFCTHSAPKMLEIYA, encoded by the exons ATGGCCACTGCTGTGCAGCAACAGGCCAATTACACTGACACAGCAGGATTTGCTGCAGAGAAAAAGGTTAATGATCCCAGGGTACCAG GCAGCCCTTCGCTGGTCCCTGCAAGCCCGTGGACACTGCCGGAGATGTCCTCTTTTGGTTTCGGGACCCTGACCGTGGCCCTCTTTGCCCTGGTCTGCTGTTCAG GATCTGATGAGAAGGCATTCGAGGTACATATGAGGCTAGAGAAGCTGATAGTAAAGCCCAAGGAGTCCTTCGAGGTCAACTGCAGCACCACCTGTAACCAGCCTGAAGTGGGTGGTCTGGAGACTTCTCTAAATAAGATTCTGCTGCACGAACAGACTCAGTGGAAGCATTACTCGATCTCAAACATCTCCCATGACACGGTCCTCTGGTGCCACTTCACCTGCTCTGGGAAGCAGAAGTCAATGAGTTCCAACGTCAGCGTGTACC AGCCTCCAAGGCAGGTCTTCCTCACACTGCAGCCCACTTGGGTGGCCGTGGGCAAGTCCTTCACCATCGAGTGCAGGGTGCCCGCCGTGGAGCCCCTGGACAGCCTCACCCTCAGCCTGCTCCGTGGCAGTGAGACTCTGCACAGTCAGACCTTCGGGAAGGCAGCCCCTGCCCTGCAGGAGGCCACAGCCACATTCAGCAGCATGGCTCACAGAGAGGACGGCCACCACAACTTCTCCTGCCTGGCTGTGCTGGACTTGATGTCTCGCGGTGGCGAAGTCTTCTGCACACACTCAGCCCCGAAGATGCTGGAGATCTATG
- the LOC105468990 gene encoding intercellular adhesion molecule 2 isoform X3, whose protein sequence is MATAVQQQANYTDTAGFAAEKKVNDPRVPGSPSLVPASPWTLPEMSSFGFGTLTVALFALVCCSGSDEKAFEVHMRLEKLIVKPKESFEVNCSTTCNQPEVGGLETSLNKILLHEQTQWKHYSISNISHDTVLWCHFTCSGKQKSMSSNVSVYHAWSPEINMSVKLPCSPASILNRRPLPLCTGAGQATSSPTMEHHGDRRWPWPGGGCWGCTPILTRSPSFVPCRASKAGLPHTAAHLGGRGQVLHHRVQGARRGAPGQPHPQPAPWQ, encoded by the exons ATGGCCACTGCTGTGCAGCAACAGGCCAATTACACTGACACAGCAGGATTTGCTGCAGAGAAAAAGGTTAATGATCCCAGGGTACCAG GCAGCCCTTCGCTGGTCCCTGCAAGCCCGTGGACACTGCCGGAGATGTCCTCTTTTGGTTTCGGGACCCTGACCGTGGCCCTCTTTGCCCTGGTCTGCTGTTCAG GATCTGATGAGAAGGCATTCGAGGTACATATGAGGCTAGAGAAGCTGATAGTAAAGCCCAAGGAGTCCTTCGAGGTCAACTGCAGCACCACCTGTAACCAGCCTGAAGTGGGTGGTCTGGAGACTTCTCTAAATAAGATTCTGCTGCACGAACAGACTCAGTGGAAGCATTACTCGATCTCAAACATCTCCCATGACACGGTCCTCTGGTGCCACTTCACCTGCTCTGGGAAGCAGAAGTCAATGAGTTCCAACGTCAGCGTGTACC ATGCCTGGTCACCGGAAATCAACATGTCTGTAAAACTACCATGCAGTCCAGCCTCCATCCTCAACCGCCGCCCTCTTCCTCTCTGCACTGGAGCTGGCCAGGCCACCTCCTCCCCGACCATGGAACACCATGGTGACAGGAGATGGCCCTGGCCAGGGGGAGGCTGCTGGGGCTGCACCCCCATCCTGACCAGATCTCCCTCCTTTGTCCCCTGCAGAGCCTCCAAGGCAGGTCTTCCTCACACTGCAGCCCACTTGGGTGGCCGTGGGCAAGTCCTTCACCATCGAGTGCAGGGTGCCCGCCGTGGAGCCCCTGGACAGCCTCACCCTCAGCCTGCTCCGTGGCAGTGA